A single region of the Ziziphus jujuba cultivar Dongzao chromosome 10, ASM3175591v1 genome encodes:
- the LOC107410560 gene encoding uncharacterized protein LOC107410560 produces the protein MASSSRSEPLADHKEEEEAKKLEKKQFPSQTRYIPFLVLAIVVVMSLAMGIIWAVVKPKRPQVVAVNGYIVQGTRKISRDNTSLNASVTKHRNLGI, from the exons ATGGCTTCCAGTTCCAGGTCTGAGCCCCTAGCAGatcacaaagaagaagaagaagcgaaaaaattggagaaaaagCAGTTTCCGTCGCAAACGAGGTACATACCTTTTCTTGTTCTAGCCATAGTTGTGGTGATGAGTCTAGCCATGGGGATTATTTGGGCAGTGGTCAAACCCAAACGTCCACAGGTTGTTGCTGTAAATGGTTATATTGTACAAGGTACTCGCAAAATTTCTAGAGATAACACTAGTCTCAATG CTTCAGTGACAAAACACAGAAACTTGGGAATCTAA